One window from the genome of Pseudonocardia hierapolitana encodes:
- a CDS encoding ABC transporter substrate-binding protein, with protein MRKQTSPRGRLRMIALAAGVALALAGCSAGSLGSSGGGDGVSLTFLVTSNENTVRAAKSVAEAFTAQNPGVTVDVETRPGGSEGDNIIKTRLATGDMTDLFLYNSGSLFQAIGPVQNLVPVTDQPWVAQLEDNFKRVVTADNQVYGSPFGPQMTGAVLYNKKVYAELGLQVPRTWDEFMANNAAVKAAGLVPVIQTYGDTYTSQLFVLGDFHNVAAAEPDFPERYTAGQAKYATSPAALKGWQHLQELHDLGYYNEDFPTAKLEDGLRKLGAGEGAHYPMLSNAIATLAVTSPEGARDIGIFPIPGADPAKNGLTVWSPSGIYIPKTTEGAELEAAKKLQAFIASPAGCDAQSAGSTPTGPYAVDGCELPADVVPATMDFQGYIDAGTYSPALEFLSPIKGPALEQITVEVGSGIRPAADGAALYDQDVRKQALQLGLPGWD; from the coding sequence ATGAGGAAGCAGACATCTCCGCGCGGTCGTCTGCGGATGATCGCGCTCGCGGCCGGCGTCGCGCTGGCCCTCGCCGGCTGCAGCGCCGGCAGCCTCGGTTCGAGCGGAGGCGGGGACGGGGTCTCGCTGACCTTCCTCGTCACCAGCAACGAGAACACGGTTCGCGCCGCGAAGAGCGTGGCCGAGGCCTTCACGGCACAGAACCCGGGCGTGACCGTCGACGTCGAGACCCGGCCCGGCGGGTCCGAGGGCGACAACATCATCAAGACCCGCCTCGCGACCGGCGACATGACCGACCTGTTCCTCTACAACTCCGGGTCGCTGTTCCAGGCCATCGGGCCGGTGCAGAACCTGGTGCCGGTCACCGACCAGCCCTGGGTCGCGCAGCTCGAGGACAACTTCAAGCGGGTCGTGACGGCCGACAACCAGGTGTACGGCTCGCCGTTCGGCCCCCAGATGACCGGCGCCGTCCTCTACAACAAGAAGGTCTACGCCGAACTCGGCCTGCAGGTCCCGCGCACGTGGGACGAGTTCATGGCGAACAACGCCGCCGTGAAGGCCGCCGGCCTCGTGCCGGTCATCCAGACCTACGGTGACACCTACACCTCCCAGCTGTTCGTCCTCGGCGACTTCCACAACGTCGCCGCGGCCGAGCCGGACTTCCCCGAGCGCTACACCGCAGGCCAGGCGAAGTACGCCACCTCCCCGGCCGCGCTGAAGGGCTGGCAGCACCTGCAGGAGCTGCACGACCTCGGCTACTACAACGAGGACTTCCCCACCGCCAAGCTGGAGGACGGGCTGCGCAAGCTCGGGGCGGGCGAGGGCGCGCACTACCCGATGCTCAGCAACGCCATCGCCACGCTCGCCGTCACCTCGCCCGAGGGCGCCCGGGACATCGGCATCTTCCCGATACCCGGCGCCGACCCCGCGAAGAACGGGCTGACCGTCTGGTCCCCGTCGGGCATCTACATCCCCAAGACGACCGAGGGGGCGGAGCTGGAGGCGGCCAAGAAGCTGCAGGCGTTCATCGCCAGCCCTGCCGGATGCGACGCGCAGTCCGCGGGCTCCACGCCCACCGGCCCGTACGCGGTGGACGGGTGCGAGCTCCCCGCCGACGTCGTGCCGGCCACCATGGACTTCCAGGGCTACATCGACGCCGGGACCTACAGCCCCGCGCTGGAGTTCCTGTCGCCGATCAAGGGTCCGGCCCTGGAGCAGATCACCGTCGAGGTCGGGTCCGGCATCCGCCCGGCCGCCGACGGGGCCGCCCTGTACGACCAGGACGTCCGCAAGCAGGCCCTCCAGCTGGGGTTGCCCGGGTGGGACTGA
- a CDS encoding ATP-binding cassette domain-containing protein → MTGEQLSTWRVARRLAAYRPGTFLLSLAFFVAASSSMLLVGWLLQQIFDAMSGDRPAGIGVHGVIAVLAAVELVRIAAHWGGVVRIFYLEQLRGLLRLNMLRAQMASGGAEACSLPASSGEAVSRFRDDVDDFLGFLDIALFVAGELVFAAGAITVMLTIDPLMTVSVVLPLATVVISTRMASRKIRKRRAAYRRATAEATGLLGAMFGAVLTVKTAHAGGGIVDRLAEYDERRRRAGLRDQLGTQMIDTFSRVTVSLSTGLVLLLAIPASGSGDFTVGDLALFASYVGTLVAMPRYAGRLLAGHRQAGVAVERMAALLPGASPERLVTHRPLFDEDLPHGTPARAAGVLRRLDVRDLTAVHPGSGHGVRHVELTSVRGSFVVITGPAGAGKTTLLRALLGLMPIQGGEVLWNGEPVEDRSGFFVPPRCAYVPQVPRLFSESLQDNLLLGSDDTAGVTAALRTAVFDADVAAMPEGLATAVGTRGVRLSGGQIQRAALARALVRRPDLLVLDDVSSALDVHTERQLWDRLLARRDRTLIVVSNRPATISRADQVIRLEGGRESPSPEQSTDLRARDAAA, encoded by the coding sequence ATGACGGGCGAACAGCTCTCGACCTGGCGGGTGGCGCGCCGCCTGGCCGCGTACCGCCCGGGCACGTTCCTGCTCTCGCTCGCATTCTTCGTGGCGGCGAGCTCGTCGATGTTGCTGGTCGGATGGCTCCTGCAGCAGATCTTCGACGCGATGAGCGGTGACAGGCCGGCCGGGATCGGCGTCCACGGGGTCATCGCGGTGCTGGCCGCCGTCGAGCTGGTCCGGATCGCCGCTCACTGGGGCGGTGTGGTGCGGATCTTCTACCTGGAGCAGCTGCGCGGACTGCTCCGGCTCAACATGCTGCGCGCCCAGATGGCCAGTGGCGGCGCGGAGGCATGCTCCTTGCCCGCCTCTTCCGGCGAGGCCGTCAGCCGTTTCCGGGACGACGTCGACGACTTCCTCGGGTTCCTCGACATCGCTCTCTTCGTCGCCGGCGAGCTGGTGTTCGCCGCCGGCGCGATCACGGTGATGCTGACGATCGATCCACTGATGACCGTGTCGGTGGTGCTCCCGTTGGCCACCGTCGTGATCTCCACCCGGATGGCGAGCAGGAAGATCCGGAAGCGCCGTGCCGCATACCGCCGCGCGACGGCGGAGGCGACGGGGCTGTTGGGTGCGATGTTCGGCGCGGTGCTCACGGTCAAGACGGCGCACGCAGGCGGTGGGATCGTGGACCGACTCGCCGAGTACGACGAACGCCGTCGTCGCGCCGGTCTGCGCGATCAGCTCGGCACCCAGATGATCGACACCTTCAGCCGCGTCACGGTCAGCCTGAGCACCGGGCTGGTCCTGCTGCTGGCGATACCCGCATCGGGGTCGGGCGACTTCACCGTGGGCGACCTCGCCCTGTTCGCGAGCTACGTCGGGACGCTGGTGGCGATGCCGCGCTACGCCGGTCGCCTGCTCGCCGGCCACCGGCAGGCCGGTGTCGCGGTCGAGCGGATGGCGGCGCTCCTCCCCGGCGCCTCACCGGAGCGACTGGTCACCCACCGGCCGCTGTTCGACGAGGATCTCCCGCACGGAACGCCCGCCCGGGCGGCCGGCGTGCTGCGGCGGCTGGACGTTCGTGACCTGACGGCGGTCCACCCGGGTTCCGGGCACGGCGTTCGGCACGTCGAACTGACCTCGGTCCGCGGGTCCTTCGTGGTCATCACCGGCCCGGCGGGTGCGGGCAAGACGACGTTGCTGCGCGCCCTGCTCGGACTCATGCCCATCCAGGGCGGAGAGGTGCTCTGGAACGGCGAGCCGGTCGAGGACCGATCAGGGTTCTTCGTGCCGCCGCGGTGCGCCTACGTGCCGCAGGTACCGCGGCTGTTCAGCGAATCGCTGCAGGACAACCTGCTGCTCGGCTCGGACGACACCGCCGGCGTGACGGCGGCGCTGCGCACCGCGGTGTTCGACGCCGACGTCGCCGCCATGCCGGAGGGGTTGGCGACCGCGGTCGGCACCCGCGGTGTGCGGCTGTCGGGAGGGCAGATCCAGCGGGCAGCCCTGGCGAGGGCGCTCGTTCGCCGACCGGACCTGCTGGTCCTCGACGACGTCTCCAGCGCACTGGACGTGCACACCGAACGGCAGTTGTGGGACAGGTTGCTCGCACGGCGGGACCGCACGCTGATCGTCGTCTCGAACCGCCCGGCGACGATCAGCCGCGCGGATCAGGTCATCCGGCTCGAAGGCGGCCGCGAGTCCCCCTCGCCAGAGCAGAGCACGGACCTGCGCGCCCGCGACGCCGCCGCGTAG
- a CDS encoding carbohydrate ABC transporter permease: protein MTTTSTAAPRGAASAPPAGRRPRSAYPTWFYLPAAIIYTIFFLVPTFASFYFSLTRWSLFEFEFIGLENFVQFFREPALVTGMINTIIYGVVTSALKVVLGLLLGVLLTSQIIARGFLRSVVFFPVLVSTIGVGITFQVLMDPFGGPINEALAAIGITGPGWLTDPSLALLSVALVDVWKGVGLATVIYIAGIVSIPQEYFEAARVDGAGPLHQFRHVLLPLARPATVTVIILSLIGGLRSFDLIWAMTRGGPGFTSDVIASVIYKQYQAGFYGLSTAGNVLLFVLVTAIVLPLSRFLNRKEVEL, encoded by the coding sequence ATGACGACGACGAGCACCGCCGCCCCCCGCGGGGCGGCGAGTGCTCCGCCGGCCGGGCGGCGACCGCGTAGCGCCTACCCGACCTGGTTCTACCTGCCGGCCGCGATCATCTACACGATCTTCTTCCTGGTCCCGACGTTCGCCTCGTTCTACTTCAGCCTCACCCGCTGGAGCCTGTTCGAGTTCGAGTTCATCGGGCTGGAGAACTTCGTCCAGTTCTTCCGGGAACCGGCGCTCGTCACCGGCATGATCAACACGATCATCTACGGGGTCGTCACGTCGGCTCTCAAGGTCGTGCTCGGCCTGCTGCTCGGCGTGCTGCTGACCTCGCAGATCATCGCGCGCGGCTTCCTGCGCTCCGTGGTGTTCTTCCCGGTGCTGGTCAGCACCATCGGCGTCGGGATCACCTTCCAGGTGCTGATGGACCCCTTCGGCGGCCCGATCAACGAGGCGCTCGCCGCCATCGGGATCACGGGGCCGGGCTGGCTCACCGACCCGTCCCTCGCGCTGCTGTCGGTGGCGCTGGTCGACGTGTGGAAGGGCGTCGGGCTCGCCACCGTCATCTACATCGCAGGCATCGTCTCGATCCCGCAGGAGTACTTCGAGGCGGCGCGGGTGGACGGCGCCGGCCCGCTGCACCAGTTCCGGCACGTGCTGCTGCCGCTGGCCCGCCCGGCGACCGTCACCGTGATCATCCTGTCGCTGATCGGGGGCCTGCGGTCGTTCGACCTGATCTGGGCGATGACCCGCGGCGGGCCCGGTTTCACCTCCGACGTGATCGCCTCGGTGATCTACAAGCAGTACCAGGCCGGCTTCTACGGCCTCTCCACCGCCGGGAACGTCCTGCTGTTCGTCCTGGTCACCGCGATCGTCCTGCCGCTCTCGCGGTTCCTCAACCGCAAGGAGGTCGAACTGTGA
- a CDS encoding glycoside hydrolase family 78 protein produces the protein MPSVVRITAEYATDRTTVATPRPRLSWVTESDTAGWLQAGAEVELDGAHTVRLDGRDSVLVDWPFDPLEPGGVHTVRVRVTGEDGVASEWSEPHEIVAGFVPEGGWTAQLVGLADPAVEGQPALVRAGFTVDGPVRRATLYATAHGVYQVEVNGHEVDDEVLKPGWTPYEQRLLHETTDVTALLAVGENAVGVSLSGGWYCERFGFREAELHYGPQPAVAVQLVIEYADGRTATVASGPEWRATAEGPITAGGIYAGESYDARRALPGWSAPGFDDSGWAPVRVDETTVVPEARSAPGARRTEELPVREVLTSPSGATILDFGQNLVGWLRITVSGEAGHEIVLRHAEVLEHGELCTRPLRRAEATDRITLAGGGQEIWEPRSTFHGFRYVQVEGWPGELDPADLVAVVVHTDMRRTGWFESSSELVDRLHENVVWGMRGNFLHVPTDCPQRDERLGWTGDIQVFSPTATYLFDSDGFLASWLTDLALEQRVQDGVVPFIIPNVLDRAATPAAAWGDAATVIPHVLYERFGDRSVLAAQYDSMRDWVEVLLGLAGPRLLWEGRFQFGDWLDPAAPPERPGDATTDRDLVASAHLFRSTDLLARAAALLGRDDDAAHYRKLAEDVRTAFVREYVTPAGRMMSDTQTAYAMALVYGIVTDPGERRVMGERLAELVRITGYRVATGFVGTPIVQDALTDAGHLDAAARMLLQTQCPSWLYPVTMGATTIWERWDSMLPDGTVNPGQMTSFNHYAFGAIADWLHRVVAGLAPGAPGYRELDIAPHPLPGLDRARTAHETPYGRAEAGWERRGDTIVVDAVVPANTTATVRLPGGAEPITVGSGTHRWEVPAPAASNGRGPVTLDTSLAEVIDDQEAFDVLLGAVRARDEAKVQELLDQTRWLPHMSLGHALGRMPAEIREDVRTALETVSRGRAG, from the coding sequence GTGCCGTCCGTCGTCCGGATCACCGCCGAGTACGCCACCGATCGGACCACCGTCGCCACCCCGCGCCCCCGCCTGTCCTGGGTAACCGAGTCCGACACCGCCGGATGGCTCCAGGCGGGCGCCGAGGTGGAGCTCGACGGCGCCCACACCGTCCGGCTGGACGGGCGTGACTCCGTGCTGGTCGACTGGCCCTTCGACCCCCTCGAGCCCGGCGGTGTGCACACCGTCCGGGTCCGCGTCACGGGCGAGGACGGCGTGGCGTCGGAGTGGAGCGAGCCGCACGAGATCGTGGCCGGGTTCGTGCCGGAGGGCGGCTGGACCGCGCAGCTGGTGGGCCTCGCCGACCCGGCGGTGGAAGGGCAGCCCGCCCTCGTGCGGGCCGGGTTCACCGTCGACGGCCCCGTGCGTCGCGCCACCCTCTACGCCACGGCCCACGGCGTCTACCAGGTGGAGGTCAACGGACACGAGGTCGACGACGAGGTCCTCAAGCCCGGCTGGACGCCCTACGAGCAGCGGTTGCTGCACGAGACCACGGACGTCACGGCGCTGCTCGCCGTCGGCGAGAACGCGGTGGGCGTGTCGCTCTCGGGTGGCTGGTACTGCGAGCGGTTCGGCTTCCGGGAGGCGGAGCTGCACTACGGGCCGCAGCCCGCGGTCGCCGTCCAGCTGGTGATCGAGTACGCCGACGGGCGCACCGCCACCGTCGCGAGCGGGCCGGAATGGCGGGCGACCGCGGAGGGGCCGATCACCGCGGGCGGCATCTACGCCGGGGAGTCGTACGACGCCCGGCGCGCGCTGCCCGGCTGGTCCGCTCCCGGCTTCGACGACTCCGGGTGGGCGCCGGTGCGGGTGGACGAGACGACCGTGGTGCCCGAGGCCCGCAGCGCCCCCGGCGCCCGGCGCACCGAGGAGCTGCCGGTCCGAGAGGTGCTGACCTCCCCGAGCGGGGCCACCATCCTCGACTTCGGGCAGAACCTCGTCGGCTGGCTGCGGATCACGGTGAGCGGCGAAGCCGGCCATGAGATCGTGCTGCGCCACGCCGAGGTGCTCGAGCACGGGGAGCTGTGCACCCGGCCGCTGCGCAGGGCCGAGGCCACCGACCGCATCACGCTCGCCGGTGGCGGCCAGGAGATCTGGGAGCCGCGCTCGACGTTCCACGGGTTCCGCTACGTGCAGGTCGAGGGCTGGCCCGGCGAGCTGGACCCGGCGGACCTCGTCGCTGTGGTGGTGCACACCGACATGCGCCGGACGGGGTGGTTCGAGAGCTCGTCCGAGCTGGTCGACCGGCTGCACGAGAACGTGGTGTGGGGGATGCGGGGCAACTTCCTGCACGTGCCCACCGACTGCCCGCAGCGCGACGAGCGGCTCGGCTGGACCGGCGACATCCAGGTCTTCTCGCCCACCGCCACCTACCTGTTCGACAGCGACGGCTTCCTCGCCTCGTGGCTCACCGACCTCGCGCTGGAGCAGCGGGTGCAGGACGGCGTCGTGCCGTTCATCATCCCGAACGTCCTCGACCGCGCCGCCACGCCCGCCGCGGCGTGGGGCGATGCCGCCACCGTGATCCCGCACGTGCTGTACGAGCGGTTCGGCGACCGCAGCGTGCTGGCGGCCCAGTACGACAGCATGCGCGACTGGGTGGAGGTGCTGCTCGGGCTGGCCGGGCCGAGGCTGCTGTGGGAGGGCCGGTTCCAGTTCGGCGACTGGCTCGACCCCGCGGCACCGCCGGAACGCCCCGGCGACGCCACCACCGACCGGGACCTCGTGGCGAGCGCGCACCTGTTCCGCTCCACCGACCTGCTCGCCCGCGCCGCCGCACTGCTCGGCCGCGACGACGACGCCGCGCACTACCGGAAGCTGGCCGAGGACGTGCGCACCGCGTTCGTCCGCGAGTACGTCACGCCGGCCGGCCGGATGATGTCCGACACCCAGACCGCCTACGCGATGGCGCTGGTGTACGGCATCGTCACCGACCCCGGGGAGCGCCGCGTGATGGGCGAGCGCCTCGCCGAGCTCGTGCGGATCACCGGCTACCGGGTGGCCACCGGGTTCGTCGGCACGCCGATCGTGCAGGACGCGCTCACCGACGCCGGCCACCTGGACGCGGCCGCCCGGATGCTGCTGCAGACGCAGTGCCCGTCCTGGCTCTACCCGGTGACGATGGGCGCCACCACGATCTGGGAGCGCTGGGACAGCATGCTCCCGGACGGCACGGTCAACCCGGGCCAGATGACCTCGTTCAACCACTACGCGTTCGGCGCGATCGCCGACTGGTTGCACCGGGTCGTCGCGGGTCTCGCCCCGGGCGCCCCGGGCTACCGGGAGCTCGACATCGCCCCGCACCCGCTGCCCGGCCTGGACCGGGCGCGCACGGCGCACGAGACGCCGTACGGGCGCGCGGAGGCGGGCTGGGAGCGGCGCGGGGACACGATCGTCGTGGACGCGGTGGTGCCGGCCAACACCACGGCGACGGTGCGGCTGCCCGGCGGCGCCGAGCCGATCACGGTCGGCTCGGGCACCCACCGGTGGGAGGTCCCGGCGCCCGCGGCGAGCAACGGCCGCGGACCGGTCACCCTCGACACGTCGCTCGCCGAGGTGATCGACGACCAGGAGGCGTTCGACGTGCTCCTCGGCGCGGTCCGCGCGCGGGACGAGGCGAAGGTGCAGGAGCTCCTCGACCAGACGCGCTGGTTGCCGCACATGTCGCTGGGGCACGCCCTGGGACGCATGCCTGCTGAGATCCGCGAGGACGTCCGCACCGCGCTCGAGACGGTCAGCCGGGGACGGGCCGGGTAG
- a CDS encoding CynX/NimT family MFS transporter: MTTARPRSPSATGSPAVPAALLVTAILLLAVNLRGPLVAVSAVVDPIRSDLGIDAATAGLLTSLPVLCFGLATPLASAFLARAGLARGVLVALVVLLAGVLVRSLDGLPAAIAGTLLLGLAITAGNVAVPVVIGRDLTRHAGAVLGAYTAALNVGSMLTLSLTVPIAGVTGWRTALASWGALVVVAAVVWWWATRGRDPEPAPAQDTSATAPTAWWRRPVAWVLTVAFAGQAFAYYGVTAWLPQLLRDELAMPPVTAGAAASVFQIAALGGAFGVPVLLRYAGPRATVLVVCAAWTTIPLGMLLAPQLWTAWCIVGGFAQGGGLVVIFSLVVQAARDAAESRRFSALVQGGGYTVAAAAPPVIGAVHAATGDWTAPLLVVLVAIAVLAVAGAIAGGLRATRPVPG, encoded by the coding sequence GTGACCACCGCGCGCCCCCGCTCACCGTCCGCGACCGGCTCCCCCGCGGTTCCGGCGGCTCTGCTGGTCACCGCGATCCTGCTGCTGGCGGTGAACCTGCGCGGACCGCTCGTGGCCGTGTCGGCGGTGGTCGACCCGATCCGCTCCGACCTGGGCATCGACGCCGCGACCGCTGGGCTCCTCACGAGCCTCCCGGTGCTGTGCTTCGGGCTGGCCACTCCCCTGGCCTCGGCGTTCCTGGCGCGGGCGGGACTCGCGCGGGGCGTGCTCGTCGCGCTCGTCGTCCTGCTCGCCGGGGTCCTCGTGCGCTCGCTCGACGGCCTGCCCGCGGCGATCGCGGGCACGCTGCTGCTCGGTCTCGCGATCACCGCGGGCAACGTGGCCGTCCCCGTGGTGATCGGGCGCGACCTCACCCGGCACGCCGGTGCGGTCCTCGGCGCCTACACCGCCGCGCTGAACGTCGGGTCGATGCTCACCCTGTCGCTGACCGTGCCGATCGCGGGCGTCACCGGCTGGCGCACCGCGCTCGCGAGCTGGGGCGCGCTGGTCGTGGTGGCCGCCGTGGTCTGGTGGTGGGCGACCCGCGGCCGGGACCCGGAACCTGCACCCGCCCAGGACACGTCCGCCACCGCGCCCACGGCGTGGTGGCGCCGACCGGTGGCCTGGGTCCTCACCGTCGCGTTCGCCGGGCAGGCGTTCGCCTACTACGGCGTGACGGCGTGGCTCCCGCAGCTCCTGCGCGACGAGCTCGCGATGCCCCCCGTCACGGCGGGCGCGGCCGCCTCGGTCTTCCAGATCGCCGCGCTCGGCGGCGCGTTCGGCGTGCCGGTGCTGCTGCGCTACGCCGGCCCGCGCGCCACCGTGCTCGTCGTGTGCGCCGCGTGGACGACGATCCCGCTCGGCATGCTCCTCGCGCCCCAACTCTGGACGGCATGGTGCATTGTCGGCGGGTTCGCCCAGGGCGGGGGCCTGGTGGTGATCTTCTCGCTGGTCGTGCAGGCGGCAAGGGACGCCGCGGAGAGCCGGAGGTTCTCCGCGCTCGTGCAGGGGGGCGGGTACACGGTCGCCGCCGCTGCGCCGCCGGTGATCGGCGCCGTCCACGCCGCCACGGGCGACTGGACGGCGCCGCTGCTCGTCGTGCTGGTCGCGATCGCCGTGCTCGCCGTGGCGGGCGCGATCGCGGGCGGCCTGCGGGCTACCCGGCCCGTCCCCGGCTGA
- a CDS encoding carbohydrate ABC transporter permease, which yields MRTATRYWLGTAAILVFAVVFIVPFVFILVTAMKNQQEAGLLEFTWPSEIALLDNLREALEARDYILIIAFVNSTILTVSSVAIMVIIAAMVGFVLQRRPSRWSGYVNFLVLAGLIIPPAVVPTIWVLQGMGLFRTMTGLILVEVAYGLSFSILLFRAFIATVPRELDEAAIIDGAGPLRLFFRVIFPLLRPVAVTVIVVQSVVVFNDFTHPLYFLPGEQNATVQLTLYNFQSQYETQYNLLFTNILLITIPPLVMYLFFNRQIVAGMTAGAIKG from the coding sequence GTGAGGACCGCGACGCGCTACTGGCTCGGCACGGCGGCCATCCTCGTGTTCGCCGTGGTGTTCATCGTGCCGTTCGTGTTCATCCTCGTCACCGCGATGAAGAACCAGCAGGAGGCGGGCCTGCTGGAATTCACGTGGCCCTCCGAGATCGCGCTGCTGGACAATCTGCGCGAAGCCCTGGAGGCGCGCGACTACATCCTCATCATCGCGTTCGTCAACAGCACGATCCTCACGGTCTCCAGCGTGGCGATCATGGTGATCATCGCGGCGATGGTCGGGTTCGTGCTGCAACGGCGCCCGAGCCGTTGGAGCGGGTACGTCAACTTCCTCGTGCTGGCCGGGCTGATCATCCCGCCCGCGGTCGTGCCCACGATCTGGGTGCTGCAGGGGATGGGGCTCTTCCGCACCATGACCGGGCTGATCCTGGTCGAGGTCGCGTACGGGCTGTCGTTCTCGATCCTGCTGTTCCGGGCGTTCATCGCGACCGTGCCCCGGGAGCTGGACGAGGCCGCGATCATCGACGGCGCCGGGCCGCTGCGGCTGTTCTTCCGCGTGATCTTCCCGCTGCTGCGGCCGGTGGCGGTCACCGTGATCGTCGTGCAGTCGGTGGTGGTCTTCAACGACTTCACCCACCCGCTGTACTTCCTGCCCGGTGAGCAGAACGCCACCGTGCAGCTCACGCTCTACAACTTCCAGAGCCAGTACGAGACGCAGTACAACCTGCTGTTCACGAACATCCTGCTCATCACCATTCCACCGCTCGTGATGTACCTGTTCTTCAACCGCCAGATCGTCGCCGGAATGACCGCCGGCGCCATCAAGGGTTAG
- a CDS encoding ABC transporter ATP-binding protein codes for MAAGLLTILARGRFAQLAGLGVLLVASSAAPLAGPQLLRCFIDEAAAGRPLSLLALIAGGYVVVSFVQQAIGVAVGQASAHLAWVAGNDLRHRVARHALGLDLSFHERHSPGELIERTDGDVTALSSFLSSFVVHAVGSALTLLGVLVAVFVEDWRVGLGLTVFAVVAGAVIGRLRRSTVPAATERRIAVAALLGEIEERLGGAEDLRANGGGAFAVRRFRRTTAHLVGVSRRASLASRTNWVLTLAVFAAGGVLSLSAGTALFHTGAITLGTVYLLFRYTDMVREPLERIFEQLPKVQEAMAGFARVGELLAQRSAVPDDGRAALPPGPLSVELDDVGFAYRKAAPVLDGLSLRIEAGTVLGVVGRTGSGKTTLARLLLRLLDPVEGTIRVAGTDVRDVRIEELRKRVALVTQDVQLFDASVRDNLTLFGAHRTADEEMIDLLDSLGLGPWFQALPSGLDTFLGPGGAGVSAGEAQLIAFARVFLRNPGLVVLDEATSRLDPASEARIERAVDRLFAGRTAIVIAHRLGTLDRADRILLLERGRIVEQGSRRALADDPGSRFAGLLAMASGSTPR; via the coding sequence GTGGCTGCCGGACTCCTCACGATCCTCGCCCGCGGGCGGTTCGCCCAGCTCGCCGGTCTGGGGGTTCTCCTGGTGGCGAGCTCAGCGGCCCCGTTGGCCGGTCCGCAGCTCCTGCGTTGCTTCATCGACGAGGCGGCCGCAGGCCGCCCGCTGTCGCTGCTGGCGCTGATCGCCGGGGGCTACGTCGTGGTCTCCTTCGTCCAACAGGCCATCGGCGTCGCGGTGGGGCAGGCGAGCGCGCACCTGGCGTGGGTGGCCGGCAACGACCTGCGGCACCGCGTGGCACGGCACGCCCTCGGGCTCGACCTGTCGTTCCACGAGCGGCATTCCCCCGGCGAGCTGATCGAGCGGACGGACGGCGACGTCACGGCGCTGTCGTCGTTCCTGTCGTCGTTCGTCGTCCACGCCGTCGGCAGCGCCCTGACACTGCTCGGTGTCCTGGTCGCCGTCTTCGTCGAGGACTGGCGGGTGGGGCTGGGGCTCACCGTCTTCGCGGTCGTCGCCGGGGCGGTGATCGGACGGCTGCGGCGATCCACCGTGCCGGCGGCGACCGAACGCCGGATCGCGGTGGCGGCACTCCTCGGTGAGATCGAGGAGCGTCTGGGTGGGGCGGAGGATCTGCGGGCGAACGGGGGTGGCGCGTTCGCGGTCCGGCGGTTCCGGCGCACGACGGCGCACCTCGTCGGGGTCTCCCGGCGGGCGTCGCTCGCCTCGAGGACCAACTGGGTCCTCACGCTCGCGGTCTTCGCCGCGGGCGGCGTGCTGAGCCTGTCGGCCGGAACCGCGCTGTTCCACACCGGGGCGATCACGTTGGGCACCGTGTACCTCCTGTTCAGGTACACCGACATGGTGCGCGAGCCGCTGGAGCGGATCTTCGAGCAGCTCCCGAAGGTCCAGGAGGCGATGGCCGGGTTCGCCCGCGTCGGGGAGTTGCTCGCGCAACGGTCGGCGGTGCCCGACGACGGCCGGGCAGCGCTTCCGCCCGGCCCGCTGTCGGTCGAGCTGGACGACGTCGGGTTCGCCTACCGGAAGGCGGCCCCCGTTCTCGACGGGCTCTCGCTGAGGATCGAGGCGGGCACGGTGCTCGGAGTCGTCGGTCGGACGGGTAGCGGCAAGACGACGTTGGCGAGGCTTCTGCTGCGACTGCTCGACCCGGTGGAGGGGACGATCCGCGTCGCCGGTACCGACGTGCGCGACGTGCGCATCGAGGAGCTGCGCAAACGCGTCGCGCTGGTGACGCAGGACGTCCAGCTCTTCGACGCGTCCGTGCGGGACAACCTCACGTTGTTCGGCGCTCACCGGACCGCTGACGAGGAGATGATCGATCTCCTCGACTCCCTGGGGCTCGGCCCGTGGTTCCAGGCCCTGCCCTCCGGTCTCGACACCTTCCTCGGCCCTGGCGGAGCCGGGGTCTCGGCCGGGGAGGCCCAGCTCATCGCCTTCGCGCGGGTGTTCCTGCGGAACCCGGGGCTGGTGGTGCTCGACGAAGCCACCTCGCGGCTGGATCCGGCGAGTGAGGCCCGCATCGAGCGGGCCGTCGACAGGCTGTTCGCCGGACGGACGGCGATCGTGATCGCACACCGCCTCGGCACCCTCGACCGGGCCGACCGGATCCTGCTGCTGGAGCGCGGCCGGATCGTCGAGCAGGGCTCGAGACGAGCGCTGGCCGACGACCCCGGATCCCGCTTCGCAGGGCTGCTCGCGATGGCATCGGGGAGCACGCCGCGATGA